From Calonectris borealis chromosome 7, bCalBor7.hap1.2, whole genome shotgun sequence, one genomic window encodes:
- the LOC142084253 gene encoding interferon-induced protein with tetratricopeptide repeats 5-like, protein MSTISKNSLKSSLLQLECHFTWTLLKQDVDLDNIEATTGDQLEFFIKSNITNYNLLSYICHLKNSNEEALRNLQQAEEVVKKDYPDEIARRSLVTWGNYAWIYYHMERYEEAQTYVSKVENSYKKLSSTAQWKIQLPEIYAEQGWALLKFGRKYYKRAKNCFENALKNEPNNPEFNAGYAIAMYRLEQFSHKQCEDVNLSLKPLKRAVELNPEDTIIMALLALKLQDLNQVDEGERYIEKAMEKTPDLPYFLRYAAKFYRKREEADKALEILKKALAVTPKSSFLHHQVGLCYRAKLFQLKKTTRYPPQKQVEELIRLSIFHFKTATDQKTNFFSAYVDLANMYAEGKRYKEAEETFQKAFQINILCYDDKQQFYYHYGNFQRFHMKSESEAIRYYIEALKIEKDSIGRNKCRNALEKLLEQRISGGLGDATDFGTLGLVHNLNGEKHKAIECYEKAVALCPDNDEYLRALCELQLSISS, encoded by the exons aTGAG TACCATTTCCAAGAATTCCTTGAAGAGCTCCCTGCTGCAGCTAGAATGTCATTTTACATGGACTTTGCTGAAGCAGGATGTGGATCTCGATAATATAGAGGCAACAACAGGCGATCAGCTGGAGTTTTTCATAAAATCCAACATCACAAATTATAATCTATTATCCTATATATGCCACCTAAAGAATTCAAACGAGGAAGCCCTGAGAAATCTCCAACAAGCTGAAGAAGTAGTTAAAAAAGATTATCCAGATGAAATTGCCAGGAGAAGTCTTGTTACCTGGGGGAACTATGCCTGGATCTATTACCACATGGAGAGATATGAAGAAGCTCAAACTTATGTAAGCAAAGTGGAAAACAGCTACAAAAAGCTTTCAAGTACTGCTCAATGGAAGATTCAGCTTCCAGAGATCTATGCTGAGCAAGGATGGGCATTATTAAAGTTTGGCAGAAAATACTACAAGAGAGCAAAGAATTGCTTTGAAAATGCTCTGAAGAATGAACCCAATAACCCGGAATTTAATGCCGGCTATGCAATAGCAATGTATCGTTTGGAACAGTTTTCTCACAAACAATGCGAAGACGTAAACCTGTCCCTCAAGCCCCTGAAGCGTGCAGTGGAACTGAATCCAGAGGATACTATCATTATGGCATTACTTGCATTAAAACTTCAGGACTTAAACCAAGTTGATGAAGGGGAGAGGTACATTGAAAAAGCAATGGAGAAAACCCCCGATCTTCCTTATTTCCTGCGGTATGCCGCTAAATTttacaggaagagagaagaagcCGACAAGGCACTGGAGATTTTGAAAAAGGCCCTAGCAGTGACAccaaaatcttcctttttgcATCACCAGGTAGGACTCTGCTACAGAGCAAAGCTGTTTCAGTTGAAAAAGACTACAAGATATCCACCTCAAAAGCAAGTGGAGGAACTCATCCgactttccatttttcattttaaaacagcgACTGACcaaaagacaaattttttttctgcctatgtCGACCTAGCAAACATGTATGCAGAAGGAAAGAGGTATAAAGAAGCAGAAGAgacatttcagaaagcatttcagATAAATATTCTATGCTATGATGATAAACAACAATTCTACTACCATTACGGCAATTTTCAGCGTTTTCATATGAAATCAGAATCTGAAGCCATTAGGTATTACATAGAAGCGCTGAAAATTGAAAAAGATTCTATTGGAAGAAATAAGTGCAGAAATGCTCTGGAGAAATTGTTGGAACAGAGAATTTCGGGAGGTTTAGGAGATGCAACAGATTTTGGTACACTTGGACTTGTTCATAATCTAAATGGTGAGAAACACAAAGCAATTGAGTGCTATGAGAAAGCCGTTGCATTGTGTCCCGACAATGACGAATACCTGAGAGCACTGTGTGAGCTACAACTTTCCATCTCAAGCTAA
- the LOC142084251 gene encoding putative lysosomal acid lipase/cholesteryl ester hydrolase translates to MRGLVVAAFLLQSIAGSGAFARGRRNVDPETNMNISQIITFRGYPSEEYEVTTEDGYILSVNRIPYGRKGRERSKGPRPAVFLQHGLLADASNWITNLDYNSLGFMLADAGYDVWLGNSRGNTWSRKHTHFTVKQEEFWVFSFDEMAKYDIPASVDFILKKTGQEQVFYVGHSQGTTMAFIAFSTLPQLAKKIKMFFALAPVATVKFATSPLVKLGEFPDLLLKDMFGKKQFLPQNSLLKWLATHVCTHRILDDLCGNIFFLLCGFNERNLNMSRVDVYSTHCPAGTSVQNMIHWSQAVKTGELKAYDWGSKAANMAHYNQSAPPFYKIKEMTVPTAVWTGGQDWLADPKDVAMLLTQITNLVYHKNIPEWEHLDFIWGLDAPYRMYNEIINMIRKYL, encoded by the exons ATGCGGGGCCTGGTGGTCGCCGCTTTCCTGCTGCAGAGCATCGCCGGTTCGGGCGCGTTCGCCAGAGGGAGGAGAAATGTGGACCCCGAGACGAACATGAACATC agtcAAATTATTACCTTCAGGGGATATCCTAGTGAGGAGTACGAAGTGACGACAGAAGATGGGTATATCCTTTCCGTTAACAGAATTCCTTATGGAAGAAAAGGCCGTGAGAGGAGCAAAG gtCCAAGGCCTGCTGTGTTTCTGCAGCATGGTTTGCTTGCTGATGCCAGCAATTGGATCACAAACTTGGATTACAACAGCCTCGGCTTTATGCTGGCAGATGCTGGCTATGATGTATGGCtgggaaacagcagagggaacacctgGTCCAGGAAACATACACACTTCACAGTGAAGCAAGAAGAATTCTGGGTTTTCAG CTTTGATGAAATGGCCAAGTATGACATTCCAGCCTCAGTGGACTTTATTTTGAAGAAGACTGGCCAGGAACAAGTATTTTACGTTGGCCATTCACAGGGCACCACAATGG CTTTCATTGCTTTTTCAACTTTGCCACAGCTGGCtaagaaaatcaaaatgttctTTGCCTTGGCACCAGTAGCTACAGTCAAGTTTGCCACTAGCCCTCTGGTAAAATTGGGAGAGTTTCCTGACCTGCTACTCAAG GACATGTTTGGAAAGAAACAATTCCTCCCTCAGAATTCTTTGCTGAAATGGCTTGCTACCCATGTTTGCACCCACAGAATACTTGATGACCTTTGCGGCAACATATTCTTTCTTCTATGTGGTTTTAATGAGAGAAACTTGAATATG AGCCGAGTGGATGTGTATTCAACACACTGCCCTGCGGGCACATCTGTACAAAACATGATCCACTGGAGCCAG GCTGTGAAGACTGGGGAACTCAAAGCTTATGACTGGGGAAGCAAGGCTGCAAATATGGCTCACTACAACCAG TCTGCTCCCCCTTTCTACAAAATAAAAGAGATGACTGTACCAACCGCGGTGTGGACTGGTGGACAGGACTGGCTGGCAGACCCAAAGGATGTTGCTATGCTGCTCACTCAGATCACAAACTTGGTTTACCACAAAAACATTCCAGAATGGGAACATTTGGATTTCATCTGGGGCCTTGATGCACCTTACCGCATGtataatgaaataattaacatGATTAGGAAGTATCTCTAA